Part of the Streptococcus ilei genome is shown below.
TCTTGAAAATCGTAGAAACGCTCATTGTCAAAGAAAAGCTGAGTCACTAGGCTTGAACATCCAGCATCCACTTTCTTTTTCAGATTTTGAATATCTGAAATTTGATTTGGAGAATCTGGGTGCCCTTCTGGGTAACAAGCACCGATTACATCAAAATGAGGAGCTTCTGTTTTAATAAATTCAATCAAATCCGTTGCATAACGAAAGTCTTTCAGAGGCTCCACACCTGGAATAATATCTCCACGAAGGGCCAAGATCCGATGAACTCCCACTTGATCTAAGTCATGAAGGGTATCTGCCACTTTTTCCTTACTCAGATAGATGGCAGGCAAGTGGGCAATGGTCGGAATAGACAATTCATTTTGAATATGATTGGCTAAGGCAACCGTCGTCTCTTTGATATTGTATTTGTTATTACTAGCTGTCACACTGATAAAGTGAGGAGCTAATTCCTGCATATTTTCCAAGGCACGTAAGAGCTTGGCATTGCCTACTTCAGGATTTGGAGGGAAAACCTCAAAGGAGAGCGACGGTGTTTGCTTAGTCATCAAATGTATTCCTTTCTTGATTGAGCATTTTTTTCTTTGCTATCGAGCAAGCTTAGGAATTTCTACTTGCCTTATAGCGCTTTACGAGCAGCTTTTGCCGCTTCTACAAGACGGATCAAGCTTTCTCTCGTTTCTTTGATACCACGTGTTTTCAAACCACAGTCTGGGTTGATCCATACTTTCTTACTTGGTACTTTCGCAAGGATGGCTTCGATGGTGTGGTCGATTTCGCCTTCGTTAGGCACACGAGGTGAGTGGATATCATATACTCCAGGCCCCACTTCTGTCTGGAAGTTTTGAGCTTTGAGTTCATCCAAGATTTCAAGGTTTGAACGGCTCGCTTCAAATGAGATCACGTCCGCATCCATGTTGTCGATAGCTGGGATGATATCTGTAAATTCTGAGTAACACATGTGAGTGTGGATTTGAGTATCAGGCGCTACTGTTGAGTGTACCAAGCGGAAGGCTGGAATAGCCCAGTCAAGGTAGTCTTCGTACCAGTCGCTACGACGGAGTGGCAATTTTTCACGAAGAGCAGCCTCGTCGATTTGGATAATCTTCACACCTGCAGCTTCAAGGTCAAGAACTTCTTCCTTGATAGCAAGAGCGATTTGAAGAGTCGAATCTTTGATAGAGATGTCTTCACGTGGGAATGACCAGTTAAGGATAGTAACAGGTCCAGTCAACATCCCTTTGACAGGTTTGTCCGTACGGCTTTGTGCATAGCTAGACCATTTAACAGTAATAGGGTTGAGACGAGTGACATCACCCCAGATGATTGGTGGTTTCACCCCACGCATACCGTATGATTGTACCCAACCATTCTTAGAGAAGAGGTAACCTGACAAGTTTTGACCGAAGTACTCAACCATGTCGTTCCGCTCGAATTCACCGTGTACAAGCACATCAAATCCAACTTCTTCTTGCCATTTGATCCATTCGTCGATGGTTTCAGCAAGGAAGGCATCGTATTCTTCTTGCGTCAATTCACCCTTACGGAAGGCCAAACGTTTAGCACGCACTTCCTTGGTTTGAGGGAATGAACCGATGGTTGTTGTTGGAAGGGCTGGAAGCTTGAAGGCTTCTTCTTGGATGGCTTCACGTTCAGCAAAGGCCGGCAAACGAGTGTAGTCTGCGTCTGTCAATCCAGCGATACGCGCGCGAAGTTCCGCATTTGCCCCGACACGTTCTGTTGCAAAGAGTTCTTTGTTGGCTGCAAGAGCTTGTTCACCTTGACCGTTGCGGATAGCATCCAAGTCACGGAGTTCTTCCAATTTTTCAACTGCAAAAGCAAAATGATTCAAGATAGCTGGTTCAAAGTCTTCGTTAGCAGTCGTAAATGGTACATGAAGCAGTGAGCAAGAAGTTGTCAAGACAACATTTTCAGCTGGAACTTGTTTCAAAATTTCCAAGCTTGCTTCGTAGTTATTACGCCAGATGTTCTTACCATTGACAATACCTGCATAAAGAGTCTTATCAGCTGGGAAGCCACCTTTCACAAGTTCAAGAGTTTTCTTCCCTTCAACAAAGTCAAGACCGATAGCATCTACTGGCAATTTCACAAGGTCAGCGTAGATGTCACGCACGTCACCAAAGTAAGTTTGGATCAAGACCTCAAGACCTTTTTTGTCAGCCAAGAGTTTGTTGTAGAGGTTTAAGAAGAGTGCTTTTTCTTCAGCTGTCAAGTCTTTGACAAGAGCTGCTTCATCCAGTTGAATACGAGTTGCACCAAGCTCTGCCAATTTAGCAAAAACATCTTGGTAAGCAGCCACTAAGCTATCTACGAAGTCTTCTGCTTTCACGCCTTCTTCAAAGTCTGACAATTGAAGGAAAGTGAATGGTCCAACCACAACTGGGCGAGTGTCAAGACCCAATTCTTTGGCTTCTTGGTACTCATCAAAAATCTTGTGACCAGCCAATTTGACTTCTGTTGTTTTTTCAAATTTTGGAACGATATAGTGGTAGTTGGTGTTGAACCATTTCTTCATTGGAAGAGCACGCACATCCCCTTTTTCACCTTGGTAACCACGCGCCAAAGCAAAGTAGCGTTCAAGGTCAGACAAGTCCAAATTTTGAACCGACTCAGGAACCACGTTGAAAAGGAAGGCTGCATCTAGGAAGTTGTCATAATGTGAAAAGTCATTTGATGGGATTTCAGTGATGCCTTTTTCTTTGACAATGTTCCAGTGTTTGGCACGCAATTCTTTTGCAGCACCCAACAAATCTTCAGCTGTAATTTCGTTTCTAAAATATTTCTCAGTTGTAAATTTTAGTTCGCGGAATTCACCCAAACGAGGGAATCCAATAATTGTAGTTGACATGTTTTGTCCTCCAAAAATTCAAGTTGAGTCTATCTTATCAGAAGAAGCACCTTCTGTATAATTGCTTTTCAATGGTTTACGATATAGCCAGAAACTATAACCTTATAGATCAAGGGTTTTCCCCTCTTGTCATTCACCAGAACTAATAGTCCTTATAAAAAATAACTATAAGCTTTCTACCAGACAGGCCCAGACCCCTCCCATTCGTCAGTCCTAGTCTTCTCAAAAACAAAAAAAGAAGCTATCCGCTTCTTTTTATTAGGAACTTATGCTCTAGTTTGTTGCACACAGAAAGCATCCCAAGGCTCCAATACCTTCTTCTCTTTGACCTGCTCTACTTCTGTATTGCTAATGAGGACAGACTGGTAGTCTTCCTCCAGTTCAAAACTCTGGATTTGGCTAGACAGATTGACCACAATCAAATAGCGCTGGTCCCCGTCTACACGTTGGTAGGCAAAGACTTGATCTGCTGTATCAAGTAGCTCAAAATCTGCAGAAATCAACCAGTCTTGTTCCTTACGGAGAGCAATCAATTGCTGATAGGTATAAAAAATGGATGAAGGGTCGGCCAAAGCCGCTTCTACATTGATTTCCTGATAGTTTGGATTGACGACTAGCCAAGGGTGACCGGTCGTAAATCCAGCCTGTGACTGATTGGACCACTGCATAAGAGTCCGAGCATTGTCACGGCCAATATGCCGGATCTGGTCCATAATGGTGTCGAGGTCTACTCCCTTTTCTAGACTTTCCTTGGCATAGTTAATAGACTCAATATCCTCGATTTCGTCTAGGCTCTTAAAAGGATAGTTGGTCATGCCAATCTCTTCTCCCTGGTAGATATAAGGCGTCCCTCTCATCAAATGAAGAAGAATGGCTAAAGCCTTAGCGGACTTCACCCGGTAGGCTTGGTCAGCTCCCCAGGCAGAAACAACACGAGGAAGGTCATGGTTGTTCCAAAAGAGGGAGTTCCAGCCTTCGTCCATGCCCAGTTCTGTCTGCCACTTATTGAATATGTCTTTCAGCTTAGGAACATTGAGCTTCTTTGCATAGCGCCATTTGGGCTGACCTTCTTGGAATAGAAGCCCGATGTGTTCAAATTGAAAGACCATTGACAATTCCTCATTGTCAGGACCAGAGTATTGCTTGGCAATCTCAGGTGTAGCTCCCCAAGTCTCCCCAACCGTCAACAAATCCTTATCTCCGAAGGTTGCTCGATTCATTTCTTTCAGATAGGGGTGGAGCATAGGACCATTGGCTACGATCTTCTGATCCGGAATTTTCCCAATCATGTCGATGACATCCATCCGAAAACCACCGATCCCCTTGTCAATCCAAAAATTCATCATGTCGTAAATCTTCTGCCGAAGGCTCTCATTTTCCCAATTCAGGTCCGGTTGCTTCTTACTAAAGAAGTGCAAATAATACTGCTGGGAAGCTGGATCAAATTCCCAAGCTGAACCACTGAAGTTCGAGAGAAGATCATTGGGTTGGTCCCTCCAAATATAGTAGTCCCGCTCTGGACTGTTTGGATTTTCTTTCGCTTCGATAAACCAATCATGCTCATCCGATGTATGGTTGACCACCAAATCCATAATAATCTTAATATCGCGCTTTTGCCCTTCCGCAATCAGCTTCTCCATATCCTCCATGGTCCCAAAGATAGAAGCAATATCCTCATAATCAGATATGTCATAGCCATTATCATCCATAGGACTTTGCTAAACAGGAGACAGCCAAATGGCCATAATGCCTAATTTCTCCAAATAATCCAGCTTACTGATGATCCCCTTGAGGTCACCAATTCCATCCCCATTGCTATCTAAAAAACTCTTGGGATAGATTTGATAAATCACAGCATCATGCCACTATTTTTTCTTCATGTACTTCTCCTTTTTGATTTCACTTGTAATCCCTTTCATCATAACCAAACTTGAAAGGAATTGCAACTCTTAGTGGATCTATCAGTCTCCTTTAAAATAAAAAAAAGAAGTCACTTTAGAAGACCTCCTTTTTTATCCTTCTCACCCTCTTTTCATTTTGCCAATTGTGATAAGAGAGCATGGCCAATCCAAAGAGATGGCTTCCAAACAAGGGCACCACAAAAATCAGCTTGCCTCTGTCTGGATAAGAAAGCGGGAGATTGCTAAAACCATAGCGAGCCCACTCGATGAAGATCGGATGCGAAAAGTAAAGTGCCATACTCATCTGTTTTAAATACTGTAAGTCATAAGATTTTAAAAAGGACGATTTTAGGCAAGCATTGACCAAATAGACCGTCACAAAAGGAAGGAGCAAGAAAAAGTTCTTATCCATTCCTTCATGTTGAAAAATAACTACGCCTTCTAAACAGAGGAAACCAAAAGTCAGAGCAACCTTTTGCCAACGGTGAACCCTAAAATTTTGTGAATGAAAATGATCAAACAGATAGTAACCCATATAGATAAAAATAGGCGTGTAAAAGAATCCATTTCGAGCAGTGAAAAATAAGTTGCTGTAGAGCTGGTATCCCTTGAGAAGACTCGTGGTATCCAGATAAGCCGAATAGGTCTCAACCAAGCCCCAGCAATAGAGGAGCAAGCTGATCACCCCCTCCCAAACCATGCCCAAGCGTTTGACCAGTTGATTGACCAAAAACAAACCTAGCAAAAAAGCTGGGATATACCAGAGTTGGTAACACATCCCCAAATAGACCAGAGCGATGAGGACGCCAGCTAGAAAGAGAGATACTGGGAGGTTGAGACTAGAAAAAAAAGAACCAGGCATATGGAAGATAGACACAACTCCAAAATAAATAAGTTTTTATGATTTTGACCAGATAGGCCTTCATTTTCCTCGAATCCCTTAGTGATTGCTTGAGGAAAAAGCTAGCACAGACGATAAAAAATGGTACCGCCATCCTTCCCAGGATGCTCTTAAGAGCAAAATGCACCGGCTCATAGGAAGTTAAGCGACCACTATGAACCATAATCACTGCAATCGCAAAAAGGTATTGAAAGAGACTTATCGTGGAGGTGTTATAAAGGGGATTCTTTTTCATGTCCGACTCCTTGCCAAATGCAGATTCTATGGTTATTTTAGCATGAAAGGTAAGGGCAAGCAAGGAATCTTTGGATCCTTATCTACCTTTTTCCCTTTATTTTTGATATACTCAAAGCATGCACAAACAAACGATTATTGATTTTAAAGAGCTTGGATTGCGACAGCTTTTCACCAAGCCCATAAGGGAATTAAAAACCAGAGACATAGATCAAGTTGAGGGCCTTCTTAAAGAAGTGGAAACTTACCAAGAAGCTGGTTTTTATGCCGTAGGCTATGTCAGCTATGAGGCTGCTCCTGCTTTTGAGAAAAAATTAGCTGTCCATCCTGCACCTCTCATGGGAGAGTATCTCCTCTACTTCACCATTCACGAGAAAGTAGAAACCCTTCCTTTCCCAGAGGACTATGAGGTTGTGGACCTACCTGCCAATTGGAAGGAAGAGGTCGAGGCGCCTGCCTATCAAGAAGCCATTGAGACCATCCAGCACCACATCCGTCAAGGAGATACCTACCAGGTCAACTATACCATCCAGCTTTCTCAAGAGCTAGAGGCTGATCCTTTGGCCATCTATAATCGCTTAGTGGTAGAGCAAAAGGCCCATTACAATGCCTTTATCCAGCACGATGATGTGTCCATCCTCTCTATCAGCCCTGAACTCTTTTTTGAACAAGAAGATCGGCTATTGACCACGCGCCCCATGAAGGGGACTACTCGTCGTGGCCTCACCAACCAAGCTGATCTTGAAGAGGCAGCTTGGTTAGAAGCAGACCCCAAAAATCGAGCGGAAAATATGATGATTGTAGATCTCCTCCGCAATGATATGAACCGGATTTCGGAAATTGGAAGTGAGCAGGTGACCCGTCTCTGCCAAGTTGAGCAATACTCTACCGTTTGGCAGATGACGTCGACCATTAAAAGTCGCTTGCGCCCAGAGATCGACCTGGTTCAAACCTTCCAGGCCCTCTTTCCTTGTGGTTCGATTACAGGGGCACCGAAAATCTCTACTATGGAAATTATTCAAAAGACAGAGGCTGCTCCTCGCGGAGTCTACTGTGGAACGATCGGTATCCTTCTTCCAAAAGGGAAACGGATCTTCAATGTGGCTATCCGAACCCTTCAAATGCAAGGCACCAAAGCCATCTATGGCGTAGGAGGGGGCATCACTTGGGACAGCAAATGGAAATCCGAATACCAGGAAACTAAGCAAAAGTCTGCTGTTCTCTACCGTCAAGAGCCTCGATTTGACCTCTTGACAACTGGTCGTATCCACCAAGGAGAGTTGACCTTCCTGAAGCAACATCTAACCCGTTTGAGAGAGGCCAGCCGCTACTTTGCCTATCCTTATAATGAGCAAAAGCTCTTGAACAAACTTCAAGAAGAGCTCACTCATGTTGATTCTAGCCTTGACTATCGTTGTCGGATAGCCTTGCAGAAAAACGGAAACTTCCAACTGACGATTACGGAGCTAACAGACTTGCCAGCTAGCTATCTACAGGCTCAATTACGAGAACAAACTGCACCATTAAACCGACCTTTTACCTATTTTAAAACGAGCCAGAGAGACCACCTCATCCAGTTAGATCGGGAGCAGATCTACTATTTAGAAGACGGAACCTTACTAGAGACGACCATTGGCAATCTCATCCTAGAGATCAAGGGCCAACTCTATACTCCTCCAGCTCACCTCCCTTTATTAGATGGGATCTACCGTCGCCATCTATTGGAAACTGGACAAGTAGAGGAAAAACTCTTGACCCTGAAGGATTTAGAAGTTGCTGACAGAGTCTATGCCTGCAATGCCCTTCGTGGACTTTATCCACTCGATTTTACAAGAAAGAACCCATAATGAAACTTGTTTTTTTACATGGCCTAGGCCAGGATGCTCATTCTTGGCAAAGTGTTCAAGATGCACTTTCCCCCTTGCCTTCTGACTCTTTCGCTATTTTCTCTTCTCCAAGCGAAAGCTACCAGGAGGCCAAAGAAAGACTGACGGAGTGTCTCCAACAAGAAAGCGAGCCCTTTATTCTGGTTGGACTCTCACTGGGTGGCGTTCTCGCTCTTGAACTCTCCAGCCAAGACTTACCACACCTCAAGGGCTTGGTGCTCTCAGGGACACAATACAAACTCAAGACCAATTTCCTCTATCGGCTCCAGATCCTCCTCTTTCGTCTGCTTCCCAAACAGGTCTTTGAAAAGCAGGGTGCCAACAAACAGCACATGTTGCAAATCTTGACCGAGTTAAAAAGTCTTAATCTAACCGATACTGCTAAAACTTGTCCTCTCCCTAGCTTAGTGATTTGTGGCAGCAAAGATAGGGCCAATCAGGCTTCTTCGAAAAAGTTGGCGAATCTCCTGCCTAAAGGGCACTATCAAGAAATCGCAGATGGAGGCCATCTACTCAATACTCAGAAACCCAATGAACTGGCACAAGTCATCAAGGAGTTTTTGAAGAACATCTAGTAAAAAAGGACAGAAGTCTTCTTGAATCAAGATAGGCTAACTGTTCTTTTTTACTTTTTAAAATTTTAGAAATATTTTAGAATTGCTTGATAGTTATTTGAAAAGCAAGCTGTATACTAAGAGTGTAAAGAAAACAACTAGTCATTTGGACGAAGGAGAAAACCATGGAAAAAGTATTAGAAATTTCCCATTTGAGTAAAAAATTTGGTCAACAATACGCCTTAAACGATGTGAATCTGAGCATTCGCAAAGGTGATGTCTACGGCCTGATCGGTAAGAACGGAGCTGGGAAAACCACCCTCATCAAGGTCATTACCCAGCTAATTCAAGAAACTGACGGAAGCGTCTCCCTCTTTGCTTCTACAAATCGCTCCCAGTGGACCCAAGCCCTGAAACGTGTCGGATCCGTCATTGAGAGTCCCGTGGCACACAAACATATGACTGCCTATCAAAACTTAGTCTACTATTGCAAGGCTCGCCATATCCCAAACCCCGACCAGGTCA
Proteins encoded:
- a CDS encoding acyltransferase → MPGSFFSSLNLPVSLFLAGVLIALVYLGMCYQLWYIPAFLLGLFLVNQLVKRLGMVWEGVISLLLYCWGLVETYSAYLDTTSLLKGYQLYSNLFFTARNGFFYTPIFIYMGYYLFDHFHSQNFRVHRWQKVALTFGFLCLEGVVIFQHEGMDKNFFLLLPFVTVYLVNACLKSSFLKSYDLQYLKQMSMALYFSHPIFIEWARYGFSNLPLSYPDRGKLIFVVPLFGSHLFGLAMLSYHNWQNEKRVRRIKKEVF
- a CDS encoding alpha/beta fold hydrolase — encoded protein: MKLVFLHGLGQDAHSWQSVQDALSPLPSDSFAIFSSPSESYQEAKERLTECLQQESEPFILVGLSLGGVLALELSSQDLPHLKGLVLSGTQYKLKTNFLYRLQILLFRLLPKQVFEKQGANKQHMLQILTELKSLNLTDTAKTCPLPSLVICGSKDRANQASSKKLANLLPKGHYQEIADGGHLLNTQKPNELAQVIKEFLKNI
- the metE gene encoding 5-methyltetrahydropteroyltriglutamate--homocysteine S-methyltransferase, translated to MSTTIIGFPRLGEFRELKFTTEKYFRNEITAEDLLGAAKELRAKHWNIVKEKGITEIPSNDFSHYDNFLDAAFLFNVVPESVQNLDLSDLERYFALARGYQGEKGDVRALPMKKWFNTNYHYIVPKFEKTTEVKLAGHKIFDEYQEAKELGLDTRPVVVGPFTFLQLSDFEEGVKAEDFVDSLVAAYQDVFAKLAELGATRIQLDEAALVKDLTAEEKALFLNLYNKLLADKKGLEVLIQTYFGDVRDIYADLVKLPVDAIGLDFVEGKKTLELVKGGFPADKTLYAGIVNGKNIWRNNYEASLEILKQVPAENVVLTTSCSLLHVPFTTANEDFEPAILNHFAFAVEKLEELRDLDAIRNGQGEQALAANKELFATERVGANAELRARIAGLTDADYTRLPAFAEREAIQEEAFKLPALPTTTIGSFPQTKEVRAKRLAFRKGELTQEEYDAFLAETIDEWIKWQEEVGFDVLVHGEFERNDMVEYFGQNLSGYLFSKNGWVQSYGMRGVKPPIIWGDVTRLNPITVKWSSYAQSRTDKPVKGMLTGPVTILNWSFPREDISIKDSTLQIALAIKEEVLDLEAAGVKIIQIDEAALREKLPLRRSDWYEDYLDWAIPAFRLVHSTVAPDTQIHTHMCYSEFTDIIPAIDNMDADVISFEASRSNLEILDELKAQNFQTEVGPGVYDIHSPRVPNEGEIDHTIEAILAKVPSKKVWINPDCGLKTRGIKETRESLIRLVEAAKAARKAL
- the pabB gene encoding aminodeoxychorismate synthase component I; translation: MHKQTIIDFKELGLRQLFTKPIRELKTRDIDQVEGLLKEVETYQEAGFYAVGYVSYEAAPAFEKKLAVHPAPLMGEYLLYFTIHEKVETLPFPEDYEVVDLPANWKEEVEAPAYQEAIETIQHHIRQGDTYQVNYTIQLSQELEADPLAIYNRLVVEQKAHYNAFIQHDDVSILSISPELFFEQEDRLLTTRPMKGTTRRGLTNQADLEEAAWLEADPKNRAENMMIVDLLRNDMNRISEIGSEQVTRLCQVEQYSTVWQMTSTIKSRLRPEIDLVQTFQALFPCGSITGAPKISTMEIIQKTEAAPRGVYCGTIGILLPKGKRIFNVAIRTLQMQGTKAIYGVGGGITWDSKWKSEYQETKQKSAVLYRQEPRFDLLTTGRIHQGELTFLKQHLTRLREASRYFAYPYNEQKLLNKLQEELTHVDSSLDYRCRIALQKNGNFQLTITELTDLPASYLQAQLREQTAPLNRPFTYFKTSQRDHLIQLDREQIYYLEDGTLLETTIGNLILEIKGQLYTPPAHLPLLDGIYRRHLLETGQVEEKLLTLKDLEVADRVYACNALRGLYPLDFTRKNP
- the metF gene encoding methylenetetrahydrofolate reductase [NAD(P)H], which encodes MTKQTPSLSFEVFPPNPEVGNAKLLRALENMQELAPHFISVTASNNKYNIKETTVALANHIQNELSIPTIAHLPAIYLSKEKVADTLHDLDQVGVHRILALRGDIIPGVEPLKDFRYATDLIEFIKTEAPHFDVIGACYPEGHPDSPNQISDIQNLKKKVDAGCSSLVTQLFFDNERFYDFQDKCILAGIDVPIHAGVMPILNRNQALRLLKTCENVHIPRKFKAILDKYEHDPESLRAAGLAYAVDQIVDLVTQDVAGVHLYTMNNEDVAYHVHHATKALFDHQPNLEVI